In Plasmodium vivax chromosome 14, whole genome shotgun sequence, the genomic window AATCAGAGAAAGGACGAATTCCTAccgcaaatatttttctggTACAAAAGCTGATCTTTGTCTTGACGCATGTGGCTCATTTTGAACCTCCACAGTTGTGATGGGTCTCCGTTGGTCAGCTTGGCCTCCCCGTTAGTCAGTTTGGAGTCACCGTTAGTCAGTTTGGCGTCACCATTCGTCAGTTTACCCTCCCCGTTGGTCAGTTTGGCCTCCCCATTCGTCAGTTTACCCTCCCCGTTGGTCAGTTTGGCCTCCCCGCTCATCAGTCTGCACTCCCCGATGGCCGCGCCACCCTTCCCCATGCAGTGGACAATAAAGCGCTTCCTCGAGTAGCCAAGAAACAGCGGGTACTCATCGTAAACGTGAATATGCTGCAACAGCTTAATAGACTGGTCGTGCTTTTTGGCAAACCCCAGGCCGACATCAAAGAGAACTCGGTAGCGTGGTACCCCATTTAGAACGAGAAAATGTAGCCGATCTTCTAAATACCTTTTAATGTCACTTATAAGGTCATCGTAATTTGTTAACTTATCCATGGTGTGTGGATTTCCCCTCTTGTGCATTAAAACGACGCTATAGAActtgtttttcctcctcaacaattttataatctCTGGGTTGTGCGTGCACGCGCTGATATCGTTTAGGATGTCCACCAACTCGCCTTCCACGCACTCCTTGAAGAGATCATAATTGACCGTGTCGATGCTTATGATCGGTTTTGCGTCCCTCACTTTTTGTAGTTTCCCCTGTAGGGAGCTCTGCGCGTTTTTCCTGGCATCACTTGCTGCAGCGCAGCACACGGCACCACCGCCAACCTCACACTCCAACTTATGCCACTCCTCCTTAAAGAGCTTCAAAACAGGCATGACCAAATCCCGTTCAGTGACGCTCGGATTGGGGACCACATAAGGGGCGGACGATTCCCCCCCGATGTCAATCACGCTCGCCCCATCACTTGCCATTTCGAACATCCTCTCCACAGCTTTCACAGGATCGACAAATAAACCGCCATCTGAAAAGGAATCATAGTTAACATTCAAAATGCCCACAATATGAGttctttcttttaaatatgacACTTTATCTTTCAATACGTATAGCCTCTTATTATTCTTCCTAATATTAATGTGATACTTCTCCTCAAAACTTTCAACATAACTGTTATAAGTTGAGCGAATGGCTTCCTCAAATGTGCTGTGCTTATACTCTGGAATGATATCATTTAAGCAGAGGAGGATACTATACCTGTATTTCGTGTACACATGAGGGATACATAAGAATTCTATTTTGTCTCCCAAATTTTGGATAATATCTAGACGGTTCTGATCACTTGTGTGGTTTATGTGAATATACTTTGTGatgattttataaatatcttccccttttaaagATATGCTCTTTTCAAAAATTGTGTagttgttaaaaaataaaatgtcaaTGTCTATCATGcgattttgaaatatttctCCCTGaccctttttgctttcccttcTTTTCATGATTTGCTCAATGTACTTTAAAATTACGAGCATGGCGAGGGGGTC contains:
- a CDS encoding hydroxymethylpterin pyrophosphokinase-dihydropteroate synthetase, putative (encoded by transcript PVX_123230A), producing MEDSNTGGTTPRNIAVLNFGTNDKKNCVTILETALYLTEKYLGKIINSSYIYETVPEYIVLDEENKIGEVTEGEPPRDISWIGDLIPTVENSRYEESEDLIYECKELEVFLKNEKINESIIREVSVEDYENEARRIIKRNDEIMKKNLEQSKDKYYTSYFFNLTVVVRTFVEDPLAMLVILKYIEQIMKRRESKKGQGEIFQNRMIDIDILFFNNYTIFEKSISLKGEDIYKIITKYIHINHTSDQNRLDIIQNLGDKIEFLCIPHVYTKYRYSILLCLNDIIPEYKHSTFEEAIRSTYNSYVESFEEKYHINIRKNNKRLYVLKDKVSYLKERTHIVGILNVNYDSFSDGGLFVDPVKAVERMFEMASDGASVIDIGGESSAPYVVPNPSVTERDLVMPVLKLFKEEWHKLECEVGGGAVCCAAASDARKNAQSSLQGKLQKVRDAKPIISIDTVNYDLFKECVEGELVDILNDISACTHNPEIIKLLRRKNKFYSVVLMHKRGNPHTMDKLTNYDDLISDIKRYLEDRLHFLVLNGVPRYRVLFDVGLGFAKKHDQSIKLLQHIHVYDEYPLFLGYSRKRFIVHCMGKGGAAIGECRLMSGEAKLTNGEGKLTNGEAKLTNGEGKLTNGDAKLTNGDSKLTNGEAKLTNGDPSQLWRFKMSHMRQDKDQLLYQKNICGGLAIASYSFYKKVDLIRVHDVLETKAVLDVLTRIHQP